The Malus domestica chromosome 10, GDT2T_hap1 genome contains a region encoding:
- the LOC103411899 gene encoding TMV resistance protein N-like isoform X1, with translation MGSTATAQTTDYDVFLSFSGEDTRRNFADQLRAALSNRGVVVFGDDELYRGIKSSKISIVILSRKYARSTWCLDELQQIMECKEVARQIVLPVFYDVSPSEVRKQTGDFGDFFAEHEGRFNDNIDKVRAWRDALRQLANLSGFDLYKDEDGYEAQFIQRIVQWVLNTLQTLPSYLEDLVGIDSRVEELNRLLDIKSNDVRFIGICGIGGMGKTTIARVVFDNISNEFEIFTWITCGLSETLGHLQLQKKLLYEALGQGIDVPNVNEGAIMIKNILCKRKVLLILDDVFDLDQLKSLGGNKEWFGLGSRVIITTRNENLLREHGVESIFEVKGLSEGESRQLFNIHAFKSDEPREYYLDLSKRVVHYAGGVPLAIKVLGSSLFHRSPGEWRNALEKLKHVPDKNVSQALEISYHGLADNEKRMFLDIACFFQGMDKERVVEILDCFGFNPKDGMEALFEKSLITISNNKVLMHGLIQELGRQLVRRDAVEDPGEQSRLWLHDDVIHVLRNNTGTNAVEGIALDFPKLKEACWDLEAFSTMHNLRFLQIHNLRMTQGPKKLSNALKFLEWSGYPSKFLPREFELEQLCEVNLSHSSIGQLWNRTKCLGNLKFVNVSYSQNLTRTPDFTVTPNLHRLILEGCTNLVMIDPSIAELKRLIFLNLKDCRSLKRLPKCFEMESLQILILSGCSKINKVPEFVRPMENLLELYLDKTAVEELPSSIECLTGLTLLNLRDCRNLSSLASSTCQLRSLKSLNLSGCSKLEELPKNLGNMVCLKELDVGGTSINDLPSSISRLENLELLSICGCKSMRRKKTSLLSLLLPTTDSGLLSLTVLNLSDCNLEEVTILENLGCLSSIVSLNLSKNSFVSLPKSITELSKLQILNLGGCKCLKKLPDLSAELNLSVEGKGSFSRERLSSCFSFINCFEVVDDQGCNNVAFAALRRFLEGIPYVGNNFEAIYPGSEISEWFGYRSERPVVSVELPQHWYKNEWMGYALCAVFTLRRRLPPNLLGKWNYGTHTTAHGLRCEVKPGNLGVGGWCPSFACSEELGQIEKEHIWLSFVSGEYFGTTWQDSCHHLEFTFKTLGSGLEVKRCGVRLIYESDLVGLKQPSSRGNKQNKQLQ, from the exons ATGGGATCCACGGCGACTGCGCAAACAACTGATTACGATGTCTTCCTCAGTTTCAGTGGCGAAGACACTCGCAGGAATTTCGCAGACCAACTACGTGCTGCTCTGAGTAACCGAGGAGTCGTCGTATTTGGAGATGATGAACTTTATCGGGGAATTAAAAGTTCAAAAATTTCAATTGTCATTCTTTCAAGAAAGTATGCCAGGTCAACATGGTGCTTGGATGAGCTTCAGCAAATTATGGAATGCAAGGAAGTGGCTCGCCAGATAGTTTTGCCTGTCTTCTATGATGTGAGCCCATCCGAGGTACGAAAACAGACAGGCGATTTCGGTGACTTTTTTGCCGAGCATGAAGGACGTTTCAATGACAATATCGACAAAGTGCGCGCCTGGAGGGATGCTCTTCGTCAATTAGCCAATCTGTCTGGATTTGACCTATACAAGGACGAGGATGG GTATGAGGCACAATTTATCCAACGAATTGTTCAATGGGTTTTGAATACATTGCAAACTCTGCCATCTTATCTTGAGGACCTAGTGGGAATTGACTCAAGAGTAGAGGAACTAAATAGGCTTTTGGACATCAAATCTAATGATGTTCGCTTCATAGGGATATGCGGAATTGGTGGGATGGGCAAGACAACTATCGCCAGAGTGGTTTTTGACAACATTTCcaatgaatttgaaattttcacCTGGATTACTTGTGGGCTAAGCGAAACACTGGGTCATCTGCAATTGCAAAAGAAACTTCTTTATGAGGCTTTGGGGCAAGGCATAGATGTTCCAAATGTTAACGAGGGAGCCATAATGATAAAGAACATTCTATGTAAGAGAAAGGTTCTTCTCATTTTAGACGATGTTTTCGACTTAGACCAACTGAAATCATTGGGTGGAAACAAAGAATGGTTTGGTTTGGGGAGCAGAGTCATCATTACAACTAGAAATGAGAATTTGCTAAGAGAGCATGGTGTAGAAAGCATATTTGAAGTTAAGGGATTAAGTGAGGGTGAGTCGCGTCAGCTCTTCAATATTCACGCCTTTAAAAGTGATGAACCCCGAGAATATTATTTGGATCTGTCTAAACGGGTGGTTCATTATGCTGGAGGCGTTCCTTTAGCAATCAAGGTTTTGGGATCCTCTCTGTTCCACAGAAGTCCGGGAGAGTGGCGTAATGCATTGGAAAAGCTGAAGCATGTTCCTGATAAAAATGTTTCTCAAGCACTTGAAATAAGTTATCATGGACTGGCGGACAATGAGAAAAGAATGTTTCTAGATATTGCTTGTTTCTTTCAAGGAATGGACAAGGAACGAGTGGTAGAGATACTAGATTGTTTTGGATTTAATCCGAAGGATGGGATGGAAGCTCTCTTTGAGAAATCTCTCATAACtatttcaaataacaaagtgtTGATGCATGGGTTGATACAAGAATTGGGACGACAATTGGTACGCAGAGATGCTGTTGAGGATCCTGGAGAGCAAAGCAGGTTGTGGCTTCATGATGAtgtcattcatgtattgaggaataATACG GGTACAAATGCAGTTGAAGGTATAGCCTTAGACTTCCCTAAATTGAAAGAGGCATGTTGGGACTTGGAGGCCTTCTCGACGATGCATAATCTCAGATTTCTCCAAATTCATAATCTGCGAATGACCCAAGGCCCAAAAAAACTTTCTAATGCCTTAAAGTTTCTTGAATGGAGTGGGTATCCTTCAAAATTTCTCCCACGAGAATTTGAACTTGAGCAACTTTGTGAAGTTAACTTGTCCCATAGCAGCATTGGACAACTTTGGAATAGAACAAAG TGCTTAGGCAATCTGAAATTCGTTAATGTTAGCTACTCCCAGAACCTGACCAGGACCCCGGACTTTACTGTTACTCCAAATCTTCATAGATTAATTCTTGAAGGCTGTACAAACTTGGTGATGATCGACCCATCCATTGCTGAGCTCAAAAGGCTTATTTTCTTAAATCTTAAGGACTGCAGAAGTCTTAAACGCCTTCCCAAATGTTTTGAAATGGAAAGTCTTCAAATTCTTATTCTTTCTGGTTgttcaaaaattaataaagttcCAGAATTTGTGAGACCTATGGAAAACTTGTTGGAACTTTATTTAGATAAGACTGCTGTAGAAGAATTACCTTCTTCGATCGAATGTCTGACTGGCCTTACTTTATTAAACCTGAGAGATTGCAGAAATCTCAGTTCCCTTGCAAGCAGTACTTGCCAGTTGCGTTCCCTCAAAAGTCTCAATCTCAGTGGATGCTCAAAGCTTGAAGAACTGCCAAAAAACTTGGGAAATATGGTTTGTTTGAAGGAGCTTGATGTGGGCGGTACCTCTATTAATGATCTACCATCCTCCATTTCCCGCCTGGAAAATCTTGAATTGTTATCCATTTGTGGTTGCAAATCGATGCGAAGAAAGAAGACAAGTCTACTGAGTTTGCTGTTGCCGACCACAGATTCTGGTTTGCTTTCTTTGACAGTGCTGAATCTCAGTGACTGTAATCTTGAGGAGGTAACAATCCTGGAAAATCTTGGCTGCTTGTCCTCAATAGTATCGCTTAATCTAAGTAAAAACAGTTTTGTTAGTCTTCCCAAGAGCATCACAGAGCTGTCTAAGCTTcagattttgaatttgggtgGTTGTAAGTGTCTTAAAAAATTGCCGGACCTTTCAGCAGAATTGAACTTGAGTGTTGAGGGAAAAGGCAGTTTTTCACGGGAAAGGCTGTCATCATGTTTCAGTTTTATTAATTGCTTTGAAGTGGTTGACGACCAAGGCTGCAACAATGTAGCATTTGCAGCGTTAAGGAGATTCCTtgag GGAATCCCTTACGTAGGGAATAATTTTGAAGCTATATATCCTGGCAGTGAAATTTCTGAGTGGTTTGGTTATCGAAGTGAGAGGCCTGTGGTAAGCGTGGAGCTCCCTCAACACTGGTATAAGAACGAGTGGATGGGATATGCATTGTGTGCTGTTTTCACTCTCCGTCGACGACTCCCACCTAATCTGCTTGGTAAATGGAACTACGGAACCCATACCACTGCACATGGTCTTCGTTGCGAAGTTAAGCCTGGGAATTTGGGTGTAGGTGGCTGGTGTCCTTCCTTCGCCTGCAGCGAAGAATTAGGGCAAATTGAGAAAGAGCACATTTGGCTATCCTTTGTATCTGGTGAATACTTTGGTACAACATGGCAAGACAGTTGTCATCACCTTGAGTTTACATTTAAAACCTTAGGCTCTGGTTTGGAGGTGAAGAGGTGCGGAGTCCGTCTCATCTACGAGAGTGATTTGGTTGGATTAAAGCAACCTTCATCTAGAGGAAACAAGCAAAACAAGCAACTCCAGTGA